The Argonema galeatum A003/A1 genome includes a region encoding these proteins:
- a CDS encoding serine/threonine-protein kinase, whose protein sequence is MQPPLPIGTVLQNRYHLAKILGQGGFGRTYLAEDRGRFNEPCALKELIPPQTNAHSLEKCKELFQREATILYQVQHPQIPQFRATFEQDGRLFLVQEYVEGKTYRTLLQERRLQGKRFSETEIVQLLQQLLPVLNHIHGKGIIHRDISPDNIILRDRDRLPVLIDFGVVKELVTRFQYSSTPPATMVGKMGYAPLEQMQTGRAYPSSDLYALGVTAVVLLTSQSPQVLFDEATLSWNWYRWIPPINSGLTEVLNRMLSYRASDRYQDAREVGRALTDALNAQPQEKPPQANTPPNRNISQMQTVAVGGRPEARPAVPPAVQSGQTPPPPPENQTHSHKPAPVTIPTNNSIWDNPWAIAIVGMSLAILAGVGSWALVSYVLNRQVRVQTSTPPPSPAQIFSNSDNPSLTTPETSTPTPSPEPVTYTKRLDVVEGDNFSISDKLKANATVNYMVTGEQGQKLSASLEKEGVLMTVLGPNEEPVNNKSKRVRRWEGTLPFDGNYVIQLVTIKGVQESEYKLDLRLTNPEPTPTPTPTDTPTDTPTPTPTDTPIPSDSPSPSAAIDAEPLDFPDGATGTQIFSGETNPQKIKRYLVNVQSGQILSVRVQNGEATLDIRSPNGELVENATGLGEWEAKVDDAGEYQIDVRANKKTKFSVDISIRN, encoded by the coding sequence ATGCAACCACCGCTTCCCATTGGGACTGTTCTGCAAAACCGCTACCACTTGGCTAAAATTTTGGGTCAGGGGGGGTTTGGACGGACTTATCTGGCAGAAGATCGGGGGCGCTTTAACGAACCTTGCGCTCTTAAGGAATTAATTCCGCCTCAGACGAATGCCCACTCTCTGGAGAAGTGCAAGGAACTTTTCCAAAGAGAAGCTACCATACTTTATCAAGTTCAGCATCCGCAAATTCCTCAGTTCCGCGCCACGTTTGAGCAAGATGGGCGGTTGTTTCTAGTGCAGGAGTATGTGGAAGGGAAAACTTATCGCACTCTGCTTCAGGAACGCAGGTTGCAGGGGAAAAGATTTTCGGAAACGGAGATTGTGCAACTATTGCAGCAACTGCTGCCGGTGTTAAACCACATCCACGGCAAGGGAATTATTCACCGAGATATCTCGCCAGACAATATCATACTGCGCGATCGCGATCGCTTACCCGTGCTGATTGACTTCGGCGTAGTCAAGGAACTGGTAACCCGGTTTCAGTATAGTTCTACACCACCAGCAACAATGGTGGGAAAAATGGGCTATGCGCCCTTGGAACAAATGCAAACCGGCAGGGCTTACCCCAGCAGCGACCTTTACGCTCTAGGTGTCACGGCTGTAGTTTTGCTTACCAGTCAATCTCCGCAGGTATTATTTGATGAAGCGACGCTGAGCTGGAATTGGTATCGGTGGATACCGCCGATTAACTCTGGCCTGACAGAAGTGTTGAATCGGATGTTAAGTTATAGAGCGAGCGATCGCTACCAAGATGCCCGTGAAGTGGGTCGGGCGCTTACCGACGCCTTAAATGCCCAGCCCCAAGAAAAGCCACCACAGGCAAATACGCCTCCAAACCGTAATATTTCCCAGATGCAGACTGTCGCAGTCGGAGGTCGTCCTGAAGCTAGGCCAGCAGTTCCCCCCGCCGTACAGAGCGGGCAAACCCCACCCCCACCCCCAGAAAACCAGACGCACTCCCATAAGCCTGCTCCTGTCACTATACCGACTAATAACTCAATTTGGGATAATCCTTGGGCGATCGCCATTGTAGGTATGAGCTTAGCAATATTAGCCGGTGTCGGATCTTGGGCATTGGTAAGCTACGTCCTCAACCGTCAAGTGCGGGTGCAAACTTCTACGCCGCCGCCCTCACCAGCACAGATATTTTCTAATAGCGACAACCCTTCCCTAACAACCCCAGAAACTTCCACTCCTACACCCAGTCCAGAACCCGTCACCTACACCAAGCGCCTCGACGTAGTAGAAGGTGACAATTTTTCTATTTCAGATAAGCTGAAAGCCAACGCCACTGTTAACTATATGGTGACTGGGGAACAAGGACAAAAATTAAGTGCATCTTTGGAAAAAGAAGGTGTTTTGATGACGGTTCTAGGGCCAAATGAAGAACCAGTGAACAACAAGTCGAAGCGAGTGAGGCGCTGGGAAGGTACGCTTCCTTTTGATGGAAATTATGTTATTCAGTTAGTTACAATTAAAGGAGTTCAAGAAAGTGAATATAAGCTAGATCTGCGTCTAACCAACCCAGAACCAACCCCAACTCCCACACCGACAGATACACCGACAGATACACCAACGCCTACGCCGACAGATACGCCGATACCCAGTGACAGTCCATCTCCGAGTGCGGCAATTGATGCCGAACCGCTCGATTTTCCTGATGGTGCAACGGGTACGCAGATTTTTTCTGGTGAGACAAATCCCCAGAAGATTAAGCGCTATCTGGTAAATGTCCAGTCGGGTCAAATATTGAGTGTGAGAGTTCAAAACGGAGAAGCTACATTGGATATTCGATCTCCAAATGGTGAACTGGTGGAAAATGCCACTGGGCTTGGAGAATGGGAGGCAAAAGTAGATGATGCAGGTGAATATCAAATCGATGTAAGGGCAAATAAAAAAACAAAATTTTCGGTCGATATTAGTATTCGCAATTAA
- the bioD gene encoding dethiobiotin synthase: protein MNALLISATDTNAGKTVLTAALAAYLQTYRSSESVGILKPIQTGVGDRELYSQLFALNQSLDEITPLYFQAPLAPPVAAEREGSWVDLKRAWRAMISLGQQRDWVLVEALGGLGTPVTHELTVADVARDWALPTVLVVPVRLGCLGQVVANVALARQSKVNLKGIVLNCVTACSDGEIADFAPIDLIQSLTNTLVLGIIPHLDDPTDIAKLAQVASNLDLERLMPF from the coding sequence ATGAACGCACTCCTGATTTCTGCAACTGATACAAACGCCGGAAAAACAGTTTTGACAGCAGCGCTAGCGGCTTATTTGCAAACTTACCGTTCTTCTGAAAGTGTGGGAATTTTAAAGCCAATTCAGACAGGAGTAGGCGATCGCGAACTGTATAGCCAGCTATTTGCCCTAAATCAATCTTTAGATGAAATTACACCGCTTTACTTCCAGGCACCCCTAGCGCCTCCAGTGGCGGCAGAAAGAGAAGGCAGCTGGGTTGATTTGAAACGAGCTTGGCGGGCTATGATAAGTTTGGGACAGCAGCGAGATTGGGTTTTGGTGGAAGCTTTGGGCGGACTGGGAACGCCGGTGACTCACGAACTCACAGTTGCAGATGTGGCTAGAGATTGGGCGTTACCGACAGTTTTGGTGGTGCCAGTAAGATTGGGCTGTTTAGGGCAAGTTGTCGCCAATGTTGCTCTCGCCCGTCAGTCAAAAGTTAACCTCAAGGGTATTGTTCTCAATTGCGTTACAGCTTGTTCGGATGGGGAAATTGCCGATTTTGCACCAATTGATTTGATCCAGTCTTTGACAAATACGCTAGTTTTAGGTATAATACCGCATCTAGACGATCCGACTGATATCGCTAAACTGGCTCAAGTTGCTTCCAATCTAGATCTAGAACGGCTGATGCCATTTTGA
- a CDS encoding type II toxin-antitoxin system RelE family toxin, giving the protein MTFKVEFHPKAEKEAKEMLTINSEVAPQFRKYLETLGEEPYKFPKKKVKLKSCRALNFQGKGNAWRLIFRIIESRDTVEILAIGIHDDAYSSAERRV; this is encoded by the coding sequence ATGACGTTTAAAGTAGAATTCCATCCTAAAGCTGAAAAGGAAGCAAAAGAAATGCTAACCATAAACTCTGAGGTTGCCCCTCAATTTCGTAAGTACCTGGAGACTTTGGGCGAGGAACCTTATAAGTTTCCTAAAAAGAAAGTAAAACTTAAATCCTGTAGAGCTTTAAACTTTCAAGGAAAAGGTAATGCTTGGCGTTTGATTTTTAGAATTATTGAGTCTAGAGATACAGTAGAAATATTAGCGATTGGAATCCATGATGATGCTTATAGTTCAGCCGAAAGGCGTGTTTGA